The following coding sequences are from one Gossypium raimondii isolate GPD5lz chromosome 4, ASM2569854v1, whole genome shotgun sequence window:
- the LOC105766574 gene encoding DExH-box ATP-dependent RNA helicase DExH1 isoform X1, whose product MSLRLFSINNKLTSVLFNRPFPAPTLIFPFSLLQISSFAMSYRPNYQGGRRGGGPNSGRGGGRRGGGGGGGRGGRGGEQRWWDPVWRAERLRQKAAEMEVLDEAEWWYKMNQMKKGQEQEMIIKRNFSRSDQQVLSDMAYELGLYFHAYNKGKALVVSKVPLPNYRADLDEHHGSTQKQIQMSTETERRVGNLLDVSRDTKSGDDSGVASSRGATKPLPDVKRIDSVSTIETDSSKEKFSAELKKKQENLNASNSVKAMLSFREKLPAFKGKAEFLKAVAQNQVLVVSGETGCGKTTQLPQFILEEEISSLRGANCNIICTQPRRISAISVAARISSERGENVGETVGYQIRLESKRSAQTRLLFCTTGVLLRQLVQDPYLNGVSHLLVDEIHERGMNEDFLLIILRDLLPRRPDLRLILMSATINADLFSKYFGNAPTIHIPGLTFPVAELFLEDVLQKTRYNIKSEFDNYQGNSRRRRKELDFKKDNLTALFEDVDIDSEYKNYSASTRHSLEAWSGSQIDLGLVEATIEHICRHEADGAILVFLTGWDDISKVLDKIKVNSFLGDLSKFLVLPLHGSMPTINQREIFDRPPPNKRKIVLATNIAESSITIDDVVYVIDCGKAKETSYDALNKLACLLPSWISKASAHQRRGRAGRVQPGVCYRLYPKLIHDAMLEYQLPEILRTPLQELCLHIKSLQLGSVGSFLAKALQPPDPLSVENAIELLKTIGALGDAEELTPLGRHLCTLPLDPNIGKMLLMGAIFQCLNPALTIAAALAHRDPFVLPINRKEEADAAKRSFAGVSCSDHIALVKAFEGYKDAKRNGRERAFCWENFLSPVTLQMMEDMRNQFIDLLSDIGFVDKSPGASAYNQYSHDLEMVCAVLCAGLYPNVVQCKKRGKRTAFYTKEVGKVDIHPASVNAGVHLFPLPYMVYSEKVKTTSIFVRDSTNISDYALLLFGGNLIPSKTGEGIEMLGGYLHFSASKSVLDLIRKLRGELDKLLNRKVEEPGFDISVEGKGVVSAVVELLHSQNVRY is encoded by the exons ATGTCTCTGCGCTTGTTTAGCATTAATAATAAGCTCACTTCGGTTCTTTTCAATCGCCCCTTCCCCGCCCCTACGCTgatctttcctttttctctaCTCCAGATTTCATCTTTCGCTATGTCTTATCGCCCTAACTACCAAGGTGGCCGTCGAGGCGGGGGTCCCAACTCCGGCCGCGGAGGTGGACGCCGAGGAGGCGGCGGCGGCGGAGGACGCGGAGGACGAGGCGGTGAACAGCGCTGGTGGGACCCGGTTTGGCGCGCTGAGCGCCTCCGTCAAAAGGCCGCTGAG ATGGAAGTTCTGGATGAGGCTGAGTGGTGGTATAagatgaatcaaatgaaaaaaggACAGGAGCAAGAGATGATCATTAAACGAAATTTCAGCCGTTCCGACCAGCAAGTTCTCTCTGATATGGCTTACGAATTAGGTCTTTACTT TCATGCGTATAATAAAGGGAAGGCTCTTGTGGTTAGTAAAGTTCCATTGCCAAATTATCGTGCAGATCTTGATGAACATCATGGATCAACACAGAAACAG ATTCAAATGTCTACAGAAACTGAGAGGCGAGTGGGAAATCTCTTGGATGTCTCAAGGGACACAAAGTCGGGTGATGATTCAGGAGTGGCATCTAGTAGGGGAGCCACAAAACCATTGCCTGATGTAAAAAGAATTGATTCAGTTTCTACAATTGAAACAGATTCTTCCAAGGAAAAATTCAGTGCTGAACTCAAGAAAAAGCAGGAAAACTTGAAC GCAAGTAACAGTGTGAAGGCGATGCTGTCTTTCAGAGAAAAACTACCAGCATTCAAAGGGAAAGCTGAGTTTCTGAAAGCTGTTGCTCAAAATCAG GTTCTAGTGGTTTCAGGAGAAACAGGTTGTGGTAAAACAACACAGCTTCCTCAATTTATTTTAGAAGAGGAGATATCATCTCTGAGGGGTGCTAATTGTAACATAATATGTACTCAGCCACGTCGCATATCTGCGATATCTGTTGCAGCCAGAATATCCTCAGAAAGGGGAGAGAATGTTGGTGAAACTGTTGGTTATCAGATTCGCCTAGAGTCAAAGCGATCTGCTCAGACACGGCTGTTGTTTTGCACAACTGGAGTGTTACTCAGACAGTTG GTTCAGGACCCATATTTAAATGGTGTGAGTCATTTGCTAGTggatgaaattcatgaaagagGCATGAATGAGGACTTCCTGTTAATAATTTTACGTGACCTTCTTCCTCGGCGTCCAGACTTGCGTCTTATTTTGATGAGTGCAACCATCAATGCTGATTTGTTCTctaaatattttggaaatgCTCCAACTATTCACATACCG GGGTTGACCTTTCCAGTGGCTGAGTTATTTCTCGAGGATGTGCTGCAGAAAACTCGTTATAATATCAAATCAGAATTTGACAATTATCAAGGCAATTCACGAAGGAGGAGGAAAGAGCTTGATTTCAAGAAAGATAATTTAACTGCACTATTTGAG GATGTTGACATTGATTCTGAATATAAGAATTACAGTGCATCTACAAGACATTCACTTGAAGCATGGTCAGGTTCACAGATTGATTTGGGTCTG GTGGAGGCCACAATTGAGCATATTTGCCGCCATGAAGCTGATGGAGCTATTCTTGTATTCCTCACAGGCTGGGATGACATTTCTAAGGTCCTTGACAAGATTAAAGTGAACAGCTTTCTTGGGGATCTTAGCAAGTTTCTGGTTCTTCCCTTACATGGTTCTATGCCTACCATTAATCAACGAGAAATATTTGACCGTCCTCCACCTAACAAGCG AAAAATTGTTTTGGCGACAAATATTGCTGAAAGTAGCATCACCATAGATGATGTTGTGTATGTTATAGACTGTGGAAAGGCAAAGGAAACAAGTTATGATGCTCTTAACAAGCTGGCATGTCTTTTACCTTCATGGATTTCAAAGGCTTCAGCACATCag AGACGAGGCCGTGCTGGTCGTGTGCAACCTGGAGTTTGCTATAGGCTGTACCCAAAATTGATCCATGATGCAATGCTTGAGTATCAATTACCTGAAATTCTCCGAACACCATTGCAAGAGCTATGTCTACATATCAAAAGCTTGCAGCTTGGATCTGTGGGATCATTTTTGGCAAAGGCACTTCAGCCTCCAGATCCTCTTTCTGTTGAAAATGCAATTGAGCTTCTTAAAACAATTGGAGCTTTGGGTGATGCAGAGGAGCTTACTCCTCTTG GTCGTCATCTTTGCACTCTACCTTTGGACCCAAATATAGGAAAGATGCTTCTAATGGGGGCTATTTTTCAATGCCTGAATCCTGCTTTGACAATTGCAGCTGCTCTTGCTCATCGTGATCCATTTGTCCTTCCAATAAATAGGAAAGAGGAAGCTGATGCAGCAAAAAGATCCTTTGCTGGTGTTTCTTGCAG TGACCATATAGCACTTGTTAAAGCTTTTGAAGGATATAAAGATGCAAAGCGTAATGGAAGAGAGAGAGCATTTTGTTGGGAAAATTTTCTATCCCCAGTGACCTTGCAGATGATGGAGGATATGAGAAATCAGTTTATAGATCTGTTATCAGACATAGGCTTTGTAGACAAATCACCGGGTGCTAGC GCTTACAACCAATACAGCCATGATTTGGAGATGGTATGTGCAGTCCTTTGTGCTGGGCTTTACCCAAATGTTGTGCAATgcaaaaaaagaggaaaacgTACAGCATTCTACACTAAAGAAGTCGGAAAAGTTGACATTCATCCTGCATCTGTTAACGCGGGGGTTCATCTCTTTCCATTGCCTTATATGGTTTACAGTGAAAAGGTCAAAACAACCAGCATTTTTGTCCGAGACTCAACAAATATTTCTGATTACGCTTTACTTCTGTTTGGTGGTAATCTTATTCCTAGCAAAACGGGAGAGGGTATTGAGATGCTTGGGGGGTACCTTCATTTTTCTGCGTCGAAGAGTGTACTGGACTTGATACGG AAACTGCGTGGGGAACTTGACAAGCTTTTGAACAGAAAGGTTGAAGAACCTGGATTTGATATATCTGTTGAAGGAAAGGGAGTAGTGTCTGCTGTGGTTGAGTTATTGCACAGCCAAAATGTACGGTACTGA
- the LOC105766574 gene encoding DExH-box ATP-dependent RNA helicase DExH1 isoform X2: MSYRPNYQGGRRGGGPNSGRGGGRRGGGGGGGRGGRGGEQRWWDPVWRAERLRQKAAEMEVLDEAEWWYKMNQMKKGQEQEMIIKRNFSRSDQQVLSDMAYELGLYFHAYNKGKALVVSKVPLPNYRADLDEHHGSTQKQIQMSTETERRVGNLLDVSRDTKSGDDSGVASSRGATKPLPDVKRIDSVSTIETDSSKEKFSAELKKKQENLNASNSVKAMLSFREKLPAFKGKAEFLKAVAQNQVLVVSGETGCGKTTQLPQFILEEEISSLRGANCNIICTQPRRISAISVAARISSERGENVGETVGYQIRLESKRSAQTRLLFCTTGVLLRQLVQDPYLNGVSHLLVDEIHERGMNEDFLLIILRDLLPRRPDLRLILMSATINADLFSKYFGNAPTIHIPGLTFPVAELFLEDVLQKTRYNIKSEFDNYQGNSRRRRKELDFKKDNLTALFEDVDIDSEYKNYSASTRHSLEAWSGSQIDLGLVEATIEHICRHEADGAILVFLTGWDDISKVLDKIKVNSFLGDLSKFLVLPLHGSMPTINQREIFDRPPPNKRKIVLATNIAESSITIDDVVYVIDCGKAKETSYDALNKLACLLPSWISKASAHQRRGRAGRVQPGVCYRLYPKLIHDAMLEYQLPEILRTPLQELCLHIKSLQLGSVGSFLAKALQPPDPLSVENAIELLKTIGALGDAEELTPLGRHLCTLPLDPNIGKMLLMGAIFQCLNPALTIAAALAHRDPFVLPINRKEEADAAKRSFAGVSCSDHIALVKAFEGYKDAKRNGRERAFCWENFLSPVTLQMMEDMRNQFIDLLSDIGFVDKSPGASAYNQYSHDLEMVCAVLCAGLYPNVVQCKKRGKRTAFYTKEVGKVDIHPASVNAGVHLFPLPYMVYSEKVKTTSIFVRDSTNISDYALLLFGGNLIPSKTGEGIEMLGGYLHFSASKSVLDLIRKLRGELDKLLNRKVEEPGFDISVEGKGVVSAVVELLHSQNVRY, translated from the exons ATGTCTTATCGCCCTAACTACCAAGGTGGCCGTCGAGGCGGGGGTCCCAACTCCGGCCGCGGAGGTGGACGCCGAGGAGGCGGCGGCGGCGGAGGACGCGGAGGACGAGGCGGTGAACAGCGCTGGTGGGACCCGGTTTGGCGCGCTGAGCGCCTCCGTCAAAAGGCCGCTGAG ATGGAAGTTCTGGATGAGGCTGAGTGGTGGTATAagatgaatcaaatgaaaaaaggACAGGAGCAAGAGATGATCATTAAACGAAATTTCAGCCGTTCCGACCAGCAAGTTCTCTCTGATATGGCTTACGAATTAGGTCTTTACTT TCATGCGTATAATAAAGGGAAGGCTCTTGTGGTTAGTAAAGTTCCATTGCCAAATTATCGTGCAGATCTTGATGAACATCATGGATCAACACAGAAACAG ATTCAAATGTCTACAGAAACTGAGAGGCGAGTGGGAAATCTCTTGGATGTCTCAAGGGACACAAAGTCGGGTGATGATTCAGGAGTGGCATCTAGTAGGGGAGCCACAAAACCATTGCCTGATGTAAAAAGAATTGATTCAGTTTCTACAATTGAAACAGATTCTTCCAAGGAAAAATTCAGTGCTGAACTCAAGAAAAAGCAGGAAAACTTGAAC GCAAGTAACAGTGTGAAGGCGATGCTGTCTTTCAGAGAAAAACTACCAGCATTCAAAGGGAAAGCTGAGTTTCTGAAAGCTGTTGCTCAAAATCAG GTTCTAGTGGTTTCAGGAGAAACAGGTTGTGGTAAAACAACACAGCTTCCTCAATTTATTTTAGAAGAGGAGATATCATCTCTGAGGGGTGCTAATTGTAACATAATATGTACTCAGCCACGTCGCATATCTGCGATATCTGTTGCAGCCAGAATATCCTCAGAAAGGGGAGAGAATGTTGGTGAAACTGTTGGTTATCAGATTCGCCTAGAGTCAAAGCGATCTGCTCAGACACGGCTGTTGTTTTGCACAACTGGAGTGTTACTCAGACAGTTG GTTCAGGACCCATATTTAAATGGTGTGAGTCATTTGCTAGTggatgaaattcatgaaagagGCATGAATGAGGACTTCCTGTTAATAATTTTACGTGACCTTCTTCCTCGGCGTCCAGACTTGCGTCTTATTTTGATGAGTGCAACCATCAATGCTGATTTGTTCTctaaatattttggaaatgCTCCAACTATTCACATACCG GGGTTGACCTTTCCAGTGGCTGAGTTATTTCTCGAGGATGTGCTGCAGAAAACTCGTTATAATATCAAATCAGAATTTGACAATTATCAAGGCAATTCACGAAGGAGGAGGAAAGAGCTTGATTTCAAGAAAGATAATTTAACTGCACTATTTGAG GATGTTGACATTGATTCTGAATATAAGAATTACAGTGCATCTACAAGACATTCACTTGAAGCATGGTCAGGTTCACAGATTGATTTGGGTCTG GTGGAGGCCACAATTGAGCATATTTGCCGCCATGAAGCTGATGGAGCTATTCTTGTATTCCTCACAGGCTGGGATGACATTTCTAAGGTCCTTGACAAGATTAAAGTGAACAGCTTTCTTGGGGATCTTAGCAAGTTTCTGGTTCTTCCCTTACATGGTTCTATGCCTACCATTAATCAACGAGAAATATTTGACCGTCCTCCACCTAACAAGCG AAAAATTGTTTTGGCGACAAATATTGCTGAAAGTAGCATCACCATAGATGATGTTGTGTATGTTATAGACTGTGGAAAGGCAAAGGAAACAAGTTATGATGCTCTTAACAAGCTGGCATGTCTTTTACCTTCATGGATTTCAAAGGCTTCAGCACATCag AGACGAGGCCGTGCTGGTCGTGTGCAACCTGGAGTTTGCTATAGGCTGTACCCAAAATTGATCCATGATGCAATGCTTGAGTATCAATTACCTGAAATTCTCCGAACACCATTGCAAGAGCTATGTCTACATATCAAAAGCTTGCAGCTTGGATCTGTGGGATCATTTTTGGCAAAGGCACTTCAGCCTCCAGATCCTCTTTCTGTTGAAAATGCAATTGAGCTTCTTAAAACAATTGGAGCTTTGGGTGATGCAGAGGAGCTTACTCCTCTTG GTCGTCATCTTTGCACTCTACCTTTGGACCCAAATATAGGAAAGATGCTTCTAATGGGGGCTATTTTTCAATGCCTGAATCCTGCTTTGACAATTGCAGCTGCTCTTGCTCATCGTGATCCATTTGTCCTTCCAATAAATAGGAAAGAGGAAGCTGATGCAGCAAAAAGATCCTTTGCTGGTGTTTCTTGCAG TGACCATATAGCACTTGTTAAAGCTTTTGAAGGATATAAAGATGCAAAGCGTAATGGAAGAGAGAGAGCATTTTGTTGGGAAAATTTTCTATCCCCAGTGACCTTGCAGATGATGGAGGATATGAGAAATCAGTTTATAGATCTGTTATCAGACATAGGCTTTGTAGACAAATCACCGGGTGCTAGC GCTTACAACCAATACAGCCATGATTTGGAGATGGTATGTGCAGTCCTTTGTGCTGGGCTTTACCCAAATGTTGTGCAATgcaaaaaaagaggaaaacgTACAGCATTCTACACTAAAGAAGTCGGAAAAGTTGACATTCATCCTGCATCTGTTAACGCGGGGGTTCATCTCTTTCCATTGCCTTATATGGTTTACAGTGAAAAGGTCAAAACAACCAGCATTTTTGTCCGAGACTCAACAAATATTTCTGATTACGCTTTACTTCTGTTTGGTGGTAATCTTATTCCTAGCAAAACGGGAGAGGGTATTGAGATGCTTGGGGGGTACCTTCATTTTTCTGCGTCGAAGAGTGTACTGGACTTGATACGG AAACTGCGTGGGGAACTTGACAAGCTTTTGAACAGAAAGGTTGAAGAACCTGGATTTGATATATCTGTTGAAGGAAAGGGAGTAGTGTCTGCTGTGGTTGAGTTATTGCACAGCCAAAATGTACGGTACTGA
- the LOC105766574 gene encoding DExH-box ATP-dependent RNA helicase DExH1 isoform X3, whose protein sequence is MSTETERRVGNLLDVSRDTKSGDDSGVASSRGATKPLPDVKRIDSVSTIETDSSKEKFSAELKKKQENLNASNSVKAMLSFREKLPAFKGKAEFLKAVAQNQVLVVSGETGCGKTTQLPQFILEEEISSLRGANCNIICTQPRRISAISVAARISSERGENVGETVGYQIRLESKRSAQTRLLFCTTGVLLRQLVQDPYLNGVSHLLVDEIHERGMNEDFLLIILRDLLPRRPDLRLILMSATINADLFSKYFGNAPTIHIPGLTFPVAELFLEDVLQKTRYNIKSEFDNYQGNSRRRRKELDFKKDNLTALFEDVDIDSEYKNYSASTRHSLEAWSGSQIDLGLVEATIEHICRHEADGAILVFLTGWDDISKVLDKIKVNSFLGDLSKFLVLPLHGSMPTINQREIFDRPPPNKRKIVLATNIAESSITIDDVVYVIDCGKAKETSYDALNKLACLLPSWISKASAHQRRGRAGRVQPGVCYRLYPKLIHDAMLEYQLPEILRTPLQELCLHIKSLQLGSVGSFLAKALQPPDPLSVENAIELLKTIGALGDAEELTPLGRHLCTLPLDPNIGKMLLMGAIFQCLNPALTIAAALAHRDPFVLPINRKEEADAAKRSFAGVSCSDHIALVKAFEGYKDAKRNGRERAFCWENFLSPVTLQMMEDMRNQFIDLLSDIGFVDKSPGASAYNQYSHDLEMVCAVLCAGLYPNVVQCKKRGKRTAFYTKEVGKVDIHPASVNAGVHLFPLPYMVYSEKVKTTSIFVRDSTNISDYALLLFGGNLIPSKTGEGIEMLGGYLHFSASKSVLDLIRKLRGELDKLLNRKVEEPGFDISVEGKGVVSAVVELLHSQNVRY, encoded by the exons ATGTCTACAGAAACTGAGAGGCGAGTGGGAAATCTCTTGGATGTCTCAAGGGACACAAAGTCGGGTGATGATTCAGGAGTGGCATCTAGTAGGGGAGCCACAAAACCATTGCCTGATGTAAAAAGAATTGATTCAGTTTCTACAATTGAAACAGATTCTTCCAAGGAAAAATTCAGTGCTGAACTCAAGAAAAAGCAGGAAAACTTGAAC GCAAGTAACAGTGTGAAGGCGATGCTGTCTTTCAGAGAAAAACTACCAGCATTCAAAGGGAAAGCTGAGTTTCTGAAAGCTGTTGCTCAAAATCAG GTTCTAGTGGTTTCAGGAGAAACAGGTTGTGGTAAAACAACACAGCTTCCTCAATTTATTTTAGAAGAGGAGATATCATCTCTGAGGGGTGCTAATTGTAACATAATATGTACTCAGCCACGTCGCATATCTGCGATATCTGTTGCAGCCAGAATATCCTCAGAAAGGGGAGAGAATGTTGGTGAAACTGTTGGTTATCAGATTCGCCTAGAGTCAAAGCGATCTGCTCAGACACGGCTGTTGTTTTGCACAACTGGAGTGTTACTCAGACAGTTG GTTCAGGACCCATATTTAAATGGTGTGAGTCATTTGCTAGTggatgaaattcatgaaagagGCATGAATGAGGACTTCCTGTTAATAATTTTACGTGACCTTCTTCCTCGGCGTCCAGACTTGCGTCTTATTTTGATGAGTGCAACCATCAATGCTGATTTGTTCTctaaatattttggaaatgCTCCAACTATTCACATACCG GGGTTGACCTTTCCAGTGGCTGAGTTATTTCTCGAGGATGTGCTGCAGAAAACTCGTTATAATATCAAATCAGAATTTGACAATTATCAAGGCAATTCACGAAGGAGGAGGAAAGAGCTTGATTTCAAGAAAGATAATTTAACTGCACTATTTGAG GATGTTGACATTGATTCTGAATATAAGAATTACAGTGCATCTACAAGACATTCACTTGAAGCATGGTCAGGTTCACAGATTGATTTGGGTCTG GTGGAGGCCACAATTGAGCATATTTGCCGCCATGAAGCTGATGGAGCTATTCTTGTATTCCTCACAGGCTGGGATGACATTTCTAAGGTCCTTGACAAGATTAAAGTGAACAGCTTTCTTGGGGATCTTAGCAAGTTTCTGGTTCTTCCCTTACATGGTTCTATGCCTACCATTAATCAACGAGAAATATTTGACCGTCCTCCACCTAACAAGCG AAAAATTGTTTTGGCGACAAATATTGCTGAAAGTAGCATCACCATAGATGATGTTGTGTATGTTATAGACTGTGGAAAGGCAAAGGAAACAAGTTATGATGCTCTTAACAAGCTGGCATGTCTTTTACCTTCATGGATTTCAAAGGCTTCAGCACATCag AGACGAGGCCGTGCTGGTCGTGTGCAACCTGGAGTTTGCTATAGGCTGTACCCAAAATTGATCCATGATGCAATGCTTGAGTATCAATTACCTGAAATTCTCCGAACACCATTGCAAGAGCTATGTCTACATATCAAAAGCTTGCAGCTTGGATCTGTGGGATCATTTTTGGCAAAGGCACTTCAGCCTCCAGATCCTCTTTCTGTTGAAAATGCAATTGAGCTTCTTAAAACAATTGGAGCTTTGGGTGATGCAGAGGAGCTTACTCCTCTTG GTCGTCATCTTTGCACTCTACCTTTGGACCCAAATATAGGAAAGATGCTTCTAATGGGGGCTATTTTTCAATGCCTGAATCCTGCTTTGACAATTGCAGCTGCTCTTGCTCATCGTGATCCATTTGTCCTTCCAATAAATAGGAAAGAGGAAGCTGATGCAGCAAAAAGATCCTTTGCTGGTGTTTCTTGCAG TGACCATATAGCACTTGTTAAAGCTTTTGAAGGATATAAAGATGCAAAGCGTAATGGAAGAGAGAGAGCATTTTGTTGGGAAAATTTTCTATCCCCAGTGACCTTGCAGATGATGGAGGATATGAGAAATCAGTTTATAGATCTGTTATCAGACATAGGCTTTGTAGACAAATCACCGGGTGCTAGC GCTTACAACCAATACAGCCATGATTTGGAGATGGTATGTGCAGTCCTTTGTGCTGGGCTTTACCCAAATGTTGTGCAATgcaaaaaaagaggaaaacgTACAGCATTCTACACTAAAGAAGTCGGAAAAGTTGACATTCATCCTGCATCTGTTAACGCGGGGGTTCATCTCTTTCCATTGCCTTATATGGTTTACAGTGAAAAGGTCAAAACAACCAGCATTTTTGTCCGAGACTCAACAAATATTTCTGATTACGCTTTACTTCTGTTTGGTGGTAATCTTATTCCTAGCAAAACGGGAGAGGGTATTGAGATGCTTGGGGGGTACCTTCATTTTTCTGCGTCGAAGAGTGTACTGGACTTGATACGG AAACTGCGTGGGGAACTTGACAAGCTTTTGAACAGAAAGGTTGAAGAACCTGGATTTGATATATCTGTTGAAGGAAAGGGAGTAGTGTCTGCTGTGGTTGAGTTATTGCACAGCCAAAATGTACGGTACTGA